The DNA segment GTTCTCATAAATTCATGTGCAAGGTCTTAATTACTCAGGTTATTGCGAAAGAGAGTCTTTCCCAAAGCAGAATTTGCTAGAGTGCACAATTAGAATGTCACATTCAGGACAGTGCCACTTTGCTTCTTGGTATGGTACACAGAGTAAATGAATTCAGGTTGTGAACAGTGTTCAATATATGGCTTCTAAAACAATCCAGGTTTCCTTTGAGATCACCAAAGCCACAGGAAATGAATATTGgcatttttccatttgaaaCTTGGTCAAAGACTGAGGATCTGTGGCAATTAAGACTCTTGCAAAGCACACCTCAAGCTTGGAGTTGAAGGACTTCTTTAGGGCCAAGGCAGTCTTTAGTGATTCATTTGCTTATGCATGGTCATGCTGGATGCAAGTTAATGCCACACTATATTTAACATATTATTCCAGTCGGATTAGGTGTAAATAGACTGACAAATATAAACCTGTCTTACCCTTCCCTCAGACTGTGACACTGTGCTAAGAAATAGACCAAAAAAGCTGATCCTACAACGAATTCAGTATAAATAAATCACCACTGCAGTGTGCTGCAGGAAGTCTTTATCTGTCTATTTGTCTGTCTAtttgtctatctatctatacaAACAAAGTCCATCTTTTTGGGGAACAGAATGGTTATTAGTTTATTCCTGTGGAAAGCATTTCAGGCAGACTTTGGAACTTGCACTTCCAAGAAAAATCCCTGGGAAGATCACAAAATGTAGGAGATGCTTACAGCTTGCATCCTAGCTGTGAGTTTTATCTGCTGAACAAAGACTTCACAGATGTAACAAAGCTTTTAATATTCTCAAGGTTTGGCCCGTGCACTCTGTTGGAGAGTACGCTTGAATCCCTGAGTGcatatttcagtgatttttctgaTGCCTAATGAGTAAATATGTCAGACTTCTGCAGTTCCAAACAATTCTGTAAGCTGCTTTATATTTGACATGATCCAAGTCAGCCTGGCATCATCTCCACAGTCGATCTGGCTTTTGATCAGCACCAAACATAGCATATGGccagaaaatacagcattactctactttttttttgttttttttgataGACATAATAGCACCATACCCTGAGGTCAGTTTAGAGCAGTTCAGTGCTTGCCTGTCTTATTTAAATTATAGTtgttttcccaaaaaaaaaatcatttgagtCTGAAAAAGTATCCTTTGATTCTCTGCTATAAAACCTCTTTTCCTACCTAGTAGCAGCAACAAATTCAAACTAGGTACTTGTGTGTTCTATTAATGGGCAAGGGCAGTTTTCCCCTCCAATTACTTCTCATTCTTGTTTAATGTGCTTAGGTAGACACATCTCGTGCATATCTGATAcataatgttttgttttatgtaaGGATAGTTCACCTCCTTGTCCCTCAAGTGAATGCTTCAATTAAAAATGGAAGTTTCTTTATAAAATTTCTCTTAAACCTTCTAaaacttctttgttttgtgaCACAAACAATAGTTTCATTGGTAACAGAACTGTGACAGTTCAGTGTGTGGTAAAGTCAACAGGCATTTTTGCTTCtttggtgtgtgtgtttatgcTTTAGCTGTTGGTTCTTTGCCAGACAAGTCATTGCATGTCCCAGCTCCCATCTGCAGAGTTTAAACGAGTCTCTGCTCTGATGCCAGAGCTGTAAAGAAGGCAAGTTCTGCTGAGTGTCTGGTACAGAAGCCTGTAATTCTAGTCACATGGCTTCTCATTCCTTGGAGGGCTGGTGCATATCTCCAGGTGGCAAAGGAAGggcttcttttattttgctattgTTCTATACTGCAGGTCTGCATTTTTGTCCCATGCTCTTCCTCTCACCCCTAGCAGTTCCCTTGAGAAGGTCTTCTGACGGTTACAGAAAGGCCATATACACACTGTGCCTTGCAGGTAGCTCTCCTGTTAGTCTTGCTGCATTCCATGGTTTATTTAACTCCCAAGTGCTTAACCTTCCATTCAGatcccaaaatattttaaaatcatgtgTCTTGCTTCACACATTCTTGCACAGTTAAATGTCTGATGGGCACTAATGGGGATTTCTTTATCAGAAATGCAAGTGTAGGTCCcttgcagaaaaccagaaagaagcTGCCTTTACCTTTTAGCCCCTGCTGAATAAAACCCTTCAGTTAGAAATAGCAAAGTAAGAAACCTTCCTGGATGCTACACAGGTGGCTGAGATTTGTaagtttacttttaaaactaGTAAAACTTCATTTACAATTGATAACTGAACCCTATAAATGAGAGAGCTGTTCCTATGAAAGGTAAACCAGAACACCTCATTCTTGTGCTATACCCCACTGATAGGCTGTTTCCTTCTAATGCTAGCCTTTCCTTCAACCCTTTAGAAACAGCAACAGTAACAACAGTGAAGAACTCTTCCCTTGGAAATGATTGTTTGGGTGTATTTATCTGTTAATTCATTCTGCTGATCCTCCTCTTGCTCGTCATTTTGTACCTAAATCAGATACAATCTGCTCCTCCTCTAGTGTGTCTTGGATTCTGACATTATTTAAGGCAAAACTATTAACTCTcttccatattttctttttattgttttcttgcaGTGTAAGTTTCTTATGAAGCTATTTTGTACATAATGTGTATGAATTCTGAACACAGATTAAAGCTATAAGTACTGGACACTGCTATATAAGCTTAGAAACTCAGAGTTAACATTATTTGGAATACCTGGAAATACCTTTTTTAGCGGGAAAAATTGCTTCTCAACTGTGGTTGCTTAGATTGAATTTTCTCAATTCGCAAGCAGGGTCACAACCTTAAAAAGGGAAGAGCTTGACCATTTATTCTAcctaatttaaaagaaatacaagaaaagttTGTGCTGAGTTACTTTCTTTAAACAGTGCTCATACTTATTATTTTCTTGATACAACTTGGTCTTAACTTACTGTCAGTGTGTTTGCAGGCAGGGTTTGCTGCTGAAGGTGCAGAATCTGGCACACCTTTCAATGACATAAACTTGCTAGAAAAGGTATGTTGTCTTTGTTTCATTGTAAATCTAATTATCCAACTTTCTTTCCCTAAGTTATTGGTCCAAAATAAATACCCTGCACATGCAAGAGACTAGTTTTGCTCTTTCATGTAGTTATAGAAAGGTCATATCTGGGCAGAAAAACTAAATCAACTATGAACCAGCATTACTAAAGGTATCATTTTAGAAGTACTCATTTGATAGCAGAGCAGATGACAGGTAGAAATGCAACTTTTAAGTCACTTGGGAATTCCAGAGAGCAAATACCTGGCATTGGAAACACCTAAATGGCTGGGATTATTCAGTATGGTGAACTGATTTTTGTAGGAAAATGCCTGCACTTCTTCCTGTGCACAGAGCTGttaaaaaagtaatataaaGACATTGTGCTTCAAAGCTCAGGAAAATGACTCCAGCATTGCAAATCTTCCTTGGCTGTGAGCAAGAATCTCAAGGTCAAATCTGTTCCCTGGTATCCTACTTGGCAGGGATCTGTTTGTCTGCTTACCCGCCTGACTGGGGTATTGTAAATGACAGATAATCCTTTCATCTGCCATGGTTGCTGTCATGTCCACTAAGGGCTGTGGACtacatatgaaaaagaaaaaagtcattgTTAAATCCACTGAGACTGAAGCTCATTTAATTTCAGGTCAGTGCTCCAGGTTCTCTCAGCTTTCAGAACTTAGTTTAGTGACTGCACAGTGCTTTTGACAAATCTAAAACCCAAATTTTGAGTAAGGTTtaatttcagtttgattttcacTCTGTTTTAGACACAACTGCATTCTGTCCTCTGTGACTAATACTATGAAATCTTGTTTCTTACAGGATTGGAATGACTATGATGAAAAGACAAAGGAATCTGTGGGGATCTATGAAGTTACCCATAAATTTGTAAAATGCTGAAGCCCATACCCCAGTAAATCCTGACATGCTTATTGATGAAGCTCTAACCATCTGAGACTCAATTTCCTTGCAGTTACTTTTCACATGCCTGTACTTCAGGAATGGAAACCTAAGTTGTACATCCTGTCCCCAGCATGCcctaataaaatattttccacagaGCACATTAAGATGGCCTCAGTACAAACTGAAAATAGTATATATGCTTGACTGAACTGTGCCATTTTCCTAATGTTGTCTTTTTGGGAATATATATTTTGTGGTGGACTGGAACTTAGCTACTGTTTCAACAGTAACTACTTAGACAAATTCATTTTTGAATTACCAATATATGAGTCTCTAATATAAGCAAATAAGGCCCCAACTCCTATCATAAGAAAATAGCTGAGTATTAATAAAAGGAGTGTGTTAACTGTTCAAGGGAAAAGATACATCTTTAGCTTTCTGCCCATTCAAGAAAAGACACTGAGGTAAATTTACTGAGAACCGCTATTGGCATTTACACATAGCTGTTAGTCTTCTGAAAATCAAGCTGAGTGTGTCATAAACGAAACCTCACTCATTTCTAGTCAAAGACTGACTTTCTATTTCTTGGCAAACACTCATTATCTTGCCAGCTGTTCTCATGTttaaaccacaaacaaacacaacaacaacaatataAAGGCAAAATCATCTTTAGTGAATTTAATTCAAAGACTTTGGCCTGATTATTGTTTCCtgatacattattttcttcatattcccAAATGATCTCCTTCCTTTCTTAGTTTAAATGAACAGCACATTAAAGGCAGCAAAAAGCCCTGACAAGGAGAAGTTTATAAACCTTCAGCTTTCTAATATTTAAAGCATGCCTCTCCCCTTTCTAGTACTTGCAGTTCATACTTCCAAGATATGGTATTGCTTACACTGActgtgataaagaaaaaaatacactggGAGAATCTGGAAGCTGAGGTATCTGAAGAAAGTTAAGGCAAATGGGTTTCTGAGTGAACCTGATCTGTCACATCTAACCAACATGCTCATGCTCATACTTTTATGTTCTGCTAATATACTTGGTTTTCTAGAACACATTGGGCTGTGCTGAAAGACATGAGCTGTGTTAGTTTTACATAGTGTTGCAGAAGCAAGTGTTACTGTGCTGTTCAGCTCCAGAGAAAGAGTTATCTTCCCAGAAGAGTCAAGAGGGTTTAAAAGACAGAGGAGTTCAAGTTACACCATAAAGAATTTTGCGTAAAAAGGGGTATAATTTGTGTGCCTCTGGCTTCCTGACTGGTGAAGACCCCTTCCCCCTTTGCTGTCACCCACTTCGTAGCTGGCAGAGTCCCTGTTGTGAATAGCACATGAGGAACTTGTCTGCATCTGTTTCATCTCACATTCACAGCATCACCAAGTTTTACTGATGTCTATGCTCAAGCTCTCCTGACAAGCCTTAGGCTTTAGAATATCTGCAACAAGAATGCCCAAATGAATTGAAAATGCAGCTCTAGGCACTAAGACTTTACTACAATAAATAACATCAAAAGTTCTAGCTGACAGAACAAGGAGGAAACAGGAGAACATTCTGTTGAGATTACTCTTCCACAGTAAGAGGACGTCTGGAAAGAGAGAATCCCAAAAGATAAAATTCAGTGATTCCTAAGACTCAGGAGCACAGGTTTATATAGCAAAAGAACAGCAGATCATTAGAGACCCAATGGAAGGGGAAAGAACACTACAGCATGCTTCCAGCAGCATTCTTTTCATCCTCTGTAAGAAACATGAGCTATCAATAAAGAGACTACCCATATCGTCTAATTTTGGTCTGGCAATAAAAGAACTCTGTGGTTATTAACAGATACCTTTATTACAGTACAATCTTTTCCAGTCAATTTAACAACACAGTTGGTGATTGCAGGTTACTTAAAGCCTCccacttcatttttttgtttctcaaaaaGCTGCTACAGTGGAAAAGCTTCAAGCAGTTGAGGCACAATCAGTTCTGATTCAGgtttaaagagaaaagtgtGACCATTAGTAAGCAAGCTTACTGCAAGAGTGCAAATGTAACCACTCCTTCACATTTCAAATTATTGCTTTTTACTTATTAAACAGTTTAAGAGTGGTATCACAGTACTATAGCCTGTCTGAACACGCACAGAACACGTGTTCCATGTTCATAAACTCAAGTaagaatgctttttattttaaatagtgtTCTGAGAACACATGGATCTGTTGGAACAGCTGATGTTACTTAATTTTGACATTGTGAATGGTACTATTTCCTCAAACATGCATTCAAGGGCTGTActtcatttctttaaaacagataCAAATTTCCTATGAACCTAACAGTATTCAAGTCAGTGAAGATAAATTAAGCCAATTAAGCTGGGCAGCCTCAGCCATGCTGAACTCTGATTAGTTTGCCCATCAGACACAGGCTGCATTTTGTACTGCAACTGTAAAGTGTTCCAATGTTTTTATGTCTAACTGCCAATTTTCTTgccctttaaaacattaaagatATCTTCTAGTGACTTGTGTATACACTGAAGGTATTCTTCACCATTCCTAGCTGGGTAAGAGGAAACATTACAACCTATCCAATCATCATGTACCTGATATCCTACTCCAAAGCCATCAGACACCACTGGGCCAAAGCCTCCTAATTGCACAGATGGGCTAATCAGTGTACTTGTAGAAATGATGTTGTGATTAATCCGAGCATAGGCTTGGTCTTGATAAAAAGCAGGTAGTGCAATACCCTTGGATAAGGCTAAATGGCGCAACACAAACAGATGTCGGTCAAATCCCTGacctgttaaaataaaataacaagtgTTAGAGAGATAACTAATTTTTATAGGAATAAACTTGCTCATTTTGACATCACGTTGGTTTTCAGCCACAAAAGAGGAGCTCTACAGATGTGGGGTTTACAGAACCAAGACATTCTGCATTTTCAAGGCACGTATCCTAGGGAATAAGGGTTTGCTGATTTACTGCTAGCCTCAAGCTGGAATCATGATGGCAAACAGAAGTGCTATGTTAACAGACAATAATGTATTACATGCTTTGATTAACTATTTATCTGAACATATCCAAGTTGTTTAAAGTAGAGAAAGGCTTTCCTAAAATTTATGAATCTAAAGAGGAAGAGGATCTTGTGACAACAAAAGAGTATGAATTTCAGACTCTACGGCGTAATGTCAAACAGTCCATTTTACTGAAGTAAGACACCAAGTTATGCTTCTGGGAAGGACAGttggaaagaaagcatttagaaaaataCCAGGAGTAGCACAGCCAAAGAATCAGTTTGATTTGGAGTTGGTAAAGCCTTTATTCCCTGCAGAGGTAAAAGAGTAACTCCTCAGACATAAAGCCaaagttttttgtttccctGGGGAGCACAAAACACACTAAGTATTTATCAAATCTTTAAATAGCCCCGTTGCTCTAAGGACAAAACAGTATAAGAAATTCCCAATACACAGGCAGTGAAGTGGGCAGCACAGAGGTATTCTCCATCAAGAGAAGGATATTGTTTTGTCAAGTTTACATTAATATTAGACCtccataaaaattatttagctGTGCAGTAAATATTCACAGCAACCTTAACAGgcattttaatgcaaaagcaAAAGTGTTTGATACATTCTTACTTACCCATAGCAGCTTCTTTTGTCAAGCGGCCATGGTACTTCGAGCACTCCACTATCAAGTTCTGAAGttcttctgtgctgtgtttggaTACTTCCCTGACAAAAGCTTCTGAACATTTCTTCGTATGGATAGAGGCAGGACGTATAGTTTCTGTACGACCATGTTTGAAAGCTGCAGTACTACAGGACTCATATGTAGCAACAGTCTGATTGTATTGCCTAAGGAAAGCCATCTGGAAGGCAAGCTGAGCAACAGCATCTGGGCTTACcttcttctgcttcagaatCTCCTTGCCCCCTTCGTTGAATTTAATCAGATTAAGAGACAGTGTTCCTACAGTGGCATCAAATTTCTCTTTGGCTTTGGTAATTCCTGCTTTTAAGGCATCATTCAGCTTGAAGTCAAGTTTACGCACTGCTCTAGAAGAGTCTACTGAAGCAGGCTGTGACTGGGGGCTAATGGCTGGTGCCTTGGTGCTGTCTTTAAAAACCTCATTCTGGAACCTGAGCACAGCCACACCATCTCCCCAGGAATGCTCAAAATTAACTGCTGCAGTGCCGTCCTTAGCTATGATGAGAGTGAAAGATTTGTCATACCAGCGGTTAGCACCATCTCCATGCAACATAGTGTGGGACAAGTGCACGAAGTCTTTAATAGGAAAATCATCTAAACTTAGACAAAACAGAGCAGAGTCTACTTTTTGAAGAGCTTCTTCATTGCCATTATCCAGTAGATTCTTTCTCAGTAATGCCCATGTATCTCTGTTTTCACTGGAGAGGTAGCCAAGAGGGAAGGCCGGGGCTGGACTGTTGTCACTAAGGATGTATTTCAAGTGTGCTTGTATTTCTGAAGGTTTCAGCATATTGCCATCTCTATCGAGAAcatcaaatatataaaaatttcCATTTCTCAGTACTAGTAAATGTTTTGCCTTTTCATCTGTATAAAGCTCATCTTTGTCGGGCTTAGGCAGCCGCGTTGAATTGAAAAGCCTGAAGTACTGAGACATATCTAGGGGGTATGCATTCACCATGTAGGCACCAAACCAAGAAACTGAAGAAGGCACAAATCGGATAATGTTTTTGAAGAGCTGAGTGTCACTTTTTTCTGGATTGAGGTGAAAAACCTCTGGTTCCAGATAACCAGCCCTGAAGGTCTTCATAAACCGTATAGCAGAAACAGTCATGTTTGTAGCTCGTATGAGCTGATCATTATATTCAGATTTTGGATCAGGATTAAAAGACATAAATGGATTAAAATTCAAAACAACAGATTCACGTGCTTTTAGGTACATGTCAAACCAGGGACCTGAAAATGGAGGGTTGAGAAATAGGTCAGAACATAAAAGCAGCTTACTGAGTTGAACAGAGATTCATGTAGTCAACATTCTGCCTCCAACAGTGATCAGGAATACCAACCTACTAAAGTGCACACAAACAGACAACATGTAGTAATTCCCCCAGAGATTCTCCCAACCTCCAATCATGAAGAAAGGTACTGTTTGGCTAATTTTAAAGATACTGTATTTGGAGTAATATGTATCAAGAGTGCAAATGTTATCACCAACAAGGgataatttgttttttatatGGCTCCATGATAAACTACAACTCTCATGACATACAATGCAGCTTCCAGCACTGTATGTTGATGAACATCTCACATTTGGGTTAGAACATGTCTTTACTTACTCTGAAGCTGTTAGTTTCTGCTACTCTGGCACTGAGGGCATGCTTCTCTTTAGAACCACCTTTACTTCTGATCCAGTGTTTCCCTCATTCCTGGCAGCATTCCTCCAtctgcatttgctttcttgcatttccacctccttcctctttctgtctACTAAAATTATCAGCACTGGGCAGAACTCTTGACACTGATGCATTACCATCAGTCTCTGAAGCTGGCAAAAAGATGAGGTTAGAGGGGACCTCACAGTTATTCTTCCAGGCCCAGAACATTCTTTGAAAAGTAGAATTACAATTGACAGTCTTTTAGTCTGTCAGCATATTCAGAAGCATGACTGTGACCCAAAAGGTTCTGTGCTCACCAGCATCAACGGAATCAATCATAGCTCTAAAAAGCAGTCATGTCTTTACACCTGCCTATGAGTAAACAAAAATCCATATGGCAAAGGGAGAGAAGGGATTTTTTAAACAGGACGTATTTCATCACCATGAACAAGCTCAAATCCAACAAGTTCTGGCATTGCACACCGGATGCAGGCGCAGGAAACAAGTGCCCACCAATTTCACCTCAAGGCAGGTAATGTATTAAAAACTATTATTCCAAGCCTGGATCAGTTGCAGGTAGAACCTTCTAGCTGAGCTGTAAGAAGGGCAACAGGAACTTAAGTACCTAAGTtacaattttaatttcaggtCCTCATAAGTGAGTAACTAGCATTCATCTACAGCTTTACAACCACATCTGTCATCACCACATAGcctttcagaaaacagtttcaaagTGGAACAGGTCTTTTATGAGGCTTTACTATGAGTAATAACTAAACAAAAAGGAATGCAAATACTCCACGGTTCATGGACAAAAAGCAGCATGCTTGTCTCAGCACTAACATAAAGCCACCAGTTAAAGCCCTGGATGGTGTTCAAAGTGAATGCAAAGTAAAagacaacaaaccaaacagcagcttttatGAAATTATCTGGTATTTTCTACAGAGTTTAAGGCAGCTAACACTCTTACAGGCAGTCCCAACAGACAGCAAGGTTAGAAGTACATTCACTGGGCAACATGCAGACTTGTACTTCCATGGGTATTTGAATATCTCCACCTCTATTGCTATCCATCCAATACTTCCCTAAGCAGACACCTGTATTTAGAAGTCTATGGATataataataaggaaaagtaataaaaaaacttTATATACTCTCcctcattttctgttattttttaattctcattttcctctttctgtcactccttttcttttgttctttaaaagaaTACAGTTTTGTAGTTCAGGAAGGGGGTTAAGTCCAGAGGACTGACTGCTTCTACCCCCAAAAGCTTAGTAGCTTTCTCTTACCCTCCCCCCCTCAGAGTTCAGTCTTCTTGCTAAGTAACTTGCCAGTATTTGAAAATGATTGCTTTAGTTTCCTTCAGAGAATTACAAGTTAAGTTCCTCTATTAGCATAAACATAAATAGATGTTTCATCACTGACATCACTGACAAAAAACCTGTAAACTCAAATTTAAGTACAGTAactcatgaaaaaaatacatttcctccACTATACATGTATCAAGAACTCTAATACATACAAGTTatcatttttttccatcacaGACTCAGAATTTGCTCAATTACAGTCACAGTATTCAGAGCATGTTACTCCAAGCTTATGCAATACAGAACATAAGCTTGTAGCATTATGAGCTGTTGTCAAACATGACAATCTACAGACTCCTATATCCAACGTACCTGTGATGTAACTAGTGTGCTTGTTCTGACTGTCTTGAGCAACCAGTTGCTCATGCAGCTCTCTTCCAATTCCCTTTTCAAATTGATGAGCAAGCTCTTCAGTTTTCCTACAGTATTCAGTAAAAGAGTCAGAATGCTGTCACAAGACATATTTATCTGTAATACCTTGTTTTGAAGCAGCACATGCCACTGCAGTATGTGTATCTTGCTTGTCCATACCTGAATTGGTCATCATTTAAAAGTGGTTTCTGGGCATTCAGGTATCTCCTAATTGTGTCTTCTAGTTTGGGAACTGGCAGTCTGAAGGAAGGGAAACAGAGAGACACACACTTCCATGAACAATGGTACTACTGAAGCCTGAGTTTCTTacacagttgtttctctttgcctcccctcttccctaCCCTTCCTTAAACGCTGTATTATCCAAATGACTCAAAAGTTTCTTgtggaagaagagaagaaagggaataGATGAACACAGGTCATCACATCATAAAGTTCTTGGAAAACAAAGTAGAAAACCAACCAGACTGTAACAAAGGTACAGAAGTGAAGGGTGTTGATACTTCACAGGGAATACAGTGACAAGAACTGTTAAAAGGAGAAGCAGCTATATAGAAAGAAGGCTTAGTTTGGTAGCTCCTCCTGCATTTGGTCTTcaccttcccttttctcctACTTTATTACAAATGTCCTAATAAGGAACTTCGTAACCTTCCTCTCAGCCTAAACATGAAAACACTCTTCTTACTATAAAATAATCCTATAGCCCTCACAGAGGTTACTTTGCAACCCGAAAGAACGTTTCAGTAGTCAGCTTATAGTCATATTTAGgctttaaaacataaaagtcATTCCTCTCCGCTGTGCCTTAGGAAGGGCACATACAGCCAGAAGCGAGCTGTGTACACACGCCAGGACGCgttttctctcccctcttcACAACGGACTCCCGCCCAAGACCACCGGCCCCACACGGCCACCAACCGCCTGCCCTCCGCAGCCGCCCGGGGCTGGCAGTGCCGCTCGCCTCCCGGAGGTCGCTCGCTGGGGGCCTTACCCCGGGTCCCACCCAGGGGCGCCTCGGCAGGCCGCGGGACGGGCGGTGCCGGAGGGCAAGGGGCGCGGAGCATCGGCCGCAGTACCTGGGCAGGCTCTTTTGGTAGTGCATGGTGGGCACGATGCTGCGGTGCAGGTACTCGGCAGCGCCCGCGCTGCTGTAGCCCCGCCGCCAGCGCAacgccgccgcccgccgcggCACCAGCTGCCGCGCCGCCATGACACCCGGTCAGGCCCGTGAGGCGCCGTCCGCGCCGCCGCCCTCGCTGCCGTCCCGGGGCCGGAGGAGCGGCTGCTGCGACCCTGACCGGCTCCGGGTAGCGCCGCTGAGCCCCTCCCGGTGCGGCGGAGCGCCCGGCCCCATCCGGGGTGAACTCCCGACGCCCCGCGGCGGGGGCGGAGGCGACAGCTGGGCACTTCCCGGTGCCCTCGCACCGGCGTCTCGAAGTAACGGGCAGGGCCCGCCGACCCCGCAGGTGGGACCGGACGGGCTCCGCACGGCCTTCTCCGGGGTGGGAAAGGCCCAGCTGGGGGTCGCAACTGCGTCAGCAGCAGCGAGGGTGGCGGTGGACGTGATCTCATGAAGCACGTTTCAACTCTTAATTCATTCGTGAGGTGTATTCGATCCTTTAGCAAAGCTATCTGGATATTGGAGCATGTCTGGGGTGGGATGGATCAACATTAATTCACTCCTAATAAAATTCCACATTAATAAAATGGTCTGTGATCCTCTTTGTTTTGACAGGACTCTGTTTCGTTATATAAATGCCACACACTGTTTTTG comes from the Melopsittacus undulatus isolate bMelUnd1 chromosome 6, bMelUnd1.mat.Z, whole genome shotgun sequence genome and includes:
- the CPT2 gene encoding carnitine O-palmitoyltransferase 2, mitochondrial — its product is MAARQLVPRRAAALRWRRGYSSAGAAEYLHRSIVPTMHYQKSLPRLPVPKLEDTIRRYLNAQKPLLNDDQFRKTEELAHQFEKGIGRELHEQLVAQDSQNKHTSYITGPWFDMYLKARESVVLNFNPFMSFNPDPKSEYNDQLIRATNMTVSAIRFMKTFRAGYLEPEVFHLNPEKSDTQLFKNIIRFVPSSVSWFGAYMVNAYPLDMSQYFRLFNSTRLPKPDKDELYTDEKAKHLLVLRNGNFYIFDVLDRDGNMLKPSEIQAHLKYILSDNSPAPAFPLGYLSSENRDTWALLRKNLLDNGNEEALQKVDSALFCLSLDDFPIKDFVHLSHTMLHGDGANRWYDKSFTLIIAKDGTAAVNFEHSWGDGVAVLRFQNEVFKDSTKAPAISPQSQPASVDSSRAVRKLDFKLNDALKAGITKAKEKFDATVGTLSLNLIKFNEGGKEILKQKKVSPDAVAQLAFQMAFLRQYNQTVATYESCSTAAFKHGRTETIRPASIHTKKCSEAFVREVSKHSTEELQNLIVECSKYHGRLTKEAAMGQGFDRHLFVLRHLALSKGIALPAFYQDQAYARINHNIISTSTLISPSVQLGGFGPVVSDGFGVGYQVHDDWIGCNVSSYPARNGEEYLQCIHKSLEDIFNVLKGKKIGS